Within Vigna radiata var. radiata cultivar VC1973A unplaced genomic scaffold, Vradiata_ver6 scaffold_740, whole genome shotgun sequence, the genomic segment NNNNNNNNNNNNNNNNNNNNNNNNNNNNNNNNNNNNNNNNNNNNNNNNNNNNNNNNNNNNNNNNNNNNNNNNNNNNNNNNNNNNNNNNNNNNNNNNNNNNNNNNNNNNNNNNNNNNNNNNNNNNNNNNNNNNNNNNNNNNNNNNNNNNNNNNNNNNNNNNNNNNNNNNNNNNNNNNNNNNNNNNNNNNNNNNNNNNNNNNNNNNNNNNNNNNNNNNNNNNNNNNNNNNNNNNNNNNNNNNNNNNNNNNNNNNNNNNNNNNNNNNNNNNNNNNNNNNNNNNNNNNNNNNNNNNNNNNNNNNNNNNNNNNNNNNNNNNNNNNNNNNNNNNNNNNNNNNNNNNNNNNNNNNNNNNNNNNNNNNNNNNNNNNNNNNNNNNNNNNNNNNNNNNNNNNNNNNNNNNNNNNNNNNNNNNNNNNNNNNNNNNNNNNNNNNNNNNNNNNNNNNNNNNNNNNNNNNNNNNNNNNNNNNNNNNNNNNNNNNNNNNNNNNNNNNNNNNNNNNNNNNNNNNNNNNNNNNNNNNNNNNNNNNNNNNNNNNNNNNNNNNNNNNNNNNNNNNNNNNNNNNNNNNNNNNNNNNNNNNNNNNNNNNNNNNNNNNNNNNNNNNNNNNNNNNNNNNNNNNNNNNNNNNNNNNNNNNNNNNNNNNNNNNNNNNNNNNNNNNNNNNNNNNNNNNNNNNNNNNNNNNNNNNNNNNNNNNNNNNNNNNNNNNNNNNNNNNNNNNNNNNNNNNNNNNNNNNNNNNNNNNNNNNNNNNNNNNNNNNNNNNNNNNNNNNNNNNNNNNNNNNNNNNNNNNNNNNNNNNNNNNNNNNNNNNNNNNNNNNNNNNNNNNNNNNNNNNNNNNNNNNNNNNNNNNNNNNNNNNNNNNNNNNNNNNNNNNNNNNNNNNNNNNNNNNNNNNNNNNNNNNNNNNNNNNNNNNNNNNNNNNNNNNNNNNNNNNNNNNNNNNNNNNNNNNNNNNNNNNNNNNNNNNNNNNNNNNNNNNNNNNNNNNNNNNNNNNNNNNNNNNNNNNNNNNNNNNNNNNNNNNNNNNNNNNNNNNNNNNNNNNNNNNNNNNNNNNNNNNNNNNNNNNNNNNNNNNNNNNNNNNNNNNNNNNNNNNNNNNNNNNNNNNNNNNNNNNNNNNNNNNNNNNNNNNNNNNNNNNNNNNNNNNNNNNNNNNNCTATAGAGTTGTGAATACTCGTGACATGGTAGCTCGGCACTATATTCTCAGGGTATACagcaaaaacattttttgaagATGAGTCGGATTACCGACTCAGTcatcaaactttattttctttggagCAGGCTGGATGTTACCCATCTGCAAGAgcaattatatatgtaaaatgaGAGCAAAACTCAAGATGCACAATATTCTATATTTGTGAAAACAAACGAACAGCCACAGAATGATAAAAGCAAAAGGCTCACAATCTCAGGGCATTCGAAATCAATTCCACCAGCCTCTATCCTTTTCCGTCGTTTTTGGTCATGTTTTAGAATCCTCTCCACCAATTTTTTGTGCTCTTCTAAGGTTCTTTCCTGGGATGACAGCATCAAGAAACAGAACTTAATACTCAGAATCAGATGAGAAATATCAACCAGGTATAGTTTATTATCCAATGAACTAAATACCTTGTCATGACGCTTCCGTTCAATTTGGACATAATCCAATGGCTTGTGACGATAACTGAATCCTCTCCATCTATGATGAAAAATGCCACACATTCATTTGTTACCTTTGGTCATATTCAACAGAATAAACTTAATCTCTAACCTTAACCTTAAATCAAGGCACATATAATACGCCATTTTACAGGATCGCAATTCCTTCAGCCATGTGGAGTTATTTGGCTGAAAGGCAGTTCTAGNCTTTATAACCAACTAAACATGCACATTTTGGGATATGATAATTTTCCAGACTACTAGATGGTTTTCTGTTCAGAGAAGCTTCCAAGGTCCGAGGGATTTGTTTGGGGGTGTCGAAACAATTTTTCCTATGAACAAAATGTCACCAAGCTAATGAGC encodes:
- the LOC106755513 gene encoding MKI67 FHA domain-interacting nucleolar phosphoprotein-like encodes the protein MFLVLLQTGKSRHFGYIEFESPEVAKIVADTMHNYLLFEHLLQVHVVPPEHVHSRLWRGFSYRHKPLDYVQIERKRHDKERTLEEHKKLVERILKHDQKRRKRIEAGGIDFECPEIMGNIQPAPKKIKFDD